A part of Drosophila ananassae strain 14024-0371.13 chromosome 2R, ASM1763931v2, whole genome shotgun sequence genomic DNA contains:
- the LOC6493163 gene encoding uncharacterized protein LOC6493163 isoform X3, with amino-acid sequence MPKVLYTQKFRDAWLQASEFKAWIRKDETDLTKAYCSYCKCSIKTKLFDLRAHAETKKHISASSCFSQSNKISFSRMPKKQTEQEAALCLFIAEHTAIAQIDHLSRLCVHNFGACPSAAKIRLGRTKCTSIINNVLAQHFDEDLTADIGDSNYSLLLDESTDVSVTKLVGVAINYFSVKCGAIVSTFLSLIPIESGDAVSIAEGVRQELVRLKININKMVGIGTDNASVMTGVKRSVYTELKKDVPSLILIKCVCHSVQLSVNHACAKCLPDQLEFLIHDTYSWFSKSSKRQINYKKIYQSINDDKVLVFVQMFRSFVSCDRDCPN; translated from the exons ATGCCTAAAGTGCTTTATACGCAAAAGTTTCGCGATGCTTGGTTGCAGGCTAGTGAGTTTAAGGCCTGGATCCGGAAGGATGAGACGGATTTGACAAAAGCATACTGTAGCTACTGCAAATGCAGTATTAAAACGAAATTATTCGATTTAAGGGCTCATGCTGAGACGAAGAAGCACATTTCGGCATCGAGTTGCTTCAGTCAAAGCAACAAAATTTCGTTCTCTCGGATGCCTAAGAAGCAAACAGAGCAGGAAGCAGCGTTGTGCCTATTTATAGCAGAGCACACTGCTATTGCACAAATAGACCACCTCAGCAGATTGTGTGTGCATAATTTTGGCGCGTGTCCTTCTGCTGCAAAAATAAGGCTTGGCCGAACAAAGTGCACAAGCATTATTAACAACGTTTTGGCGCAGCACTTCGATGAAGACTTAACTGCAGACATTGGTGATTCGAATTATAGCCTGCTCTTGGATGAATCTACAGATGTCAGCGTAACAAAGCTAGTTG GTGTTGCCATAAATTACTTCAGTGTAAAATGTGGCGCAATTGTATCTACTTTTTTAAGCCTTATTCCCATCGAATCCGGAGATGCTGTTTCGATAGCCGAAGGTGTTAGACAGGAGCTCGTTCGATTGAagataaatattaataaaatggtTGGAATTGGCACTGACAATGCAAGCGTTATGACTGGAGTAAAGAGAAGCGTTTATACCGAGCTCAAAAAAGATGTTCCATCGCTTATTTTGATCAAATGTGTCTGTCATTCGGTACAGCTGTCAGTCAATCATGCTTGCGCCAAATGTTTGCCAGATCAGTTGGAATTTTTAATCCATGATACTTACTCTTGGTTTTCTAAAAGCTCTAAGCGACAAatcaattataaaaaaatatatcaatcCATAAACGATGACAAGGTACTAGTGTTCGTCCAAATGTTTCGTTCTTTTGTGTCCTGCGATCGTGATTGTCCAAACTAA
- the LOC6506822 gene encoding uncharacterized protein LOC6506822 isoform X2: MRIRASLVAVLLLASASAWADDSNWGNEWAPMEDAMPSRRSVDVKPADTADIQGRYLVHESHSQSQTQSNSTTEIDAVIEQLINSRREGRNLGEYDAVYADGNIDQALQQGNDLQARNLIRDKLCGLGLMSCDVEEKRPFYSTIYAQGPPPPSGSFSGPYGPAKPMPPPSYFSGRPPMSGAFGPPPSSLNSFGPPRKVGYEGPYKPMSGPYRPTGPGGYLEHPPPSAIDGSSDGITYTKPPPGALIYDSKPPGPIYTGGPSLGSGPVYTGAPNGVPPYNFENPEGGIQGASSAPNGFYSQQSSASSSSATSSSTKVVVGAPIDAGLQQHVHHHYHHVEGADGAKVPSVPIPVGSGQTINTDFSALAQSSATYTPSVQTTSGYSQSNAFNAGFNGASQGGLLSQNGFSGLSQKPSDLYKPSTGDLYKPNSGLGNFGASGSGGFNGSPSSSYHSQNPDYYKKELQTGASNQYNGISGGYQGQSQGQYQGGYDTSRQQIVDCQCVPISQCPAADRIGRKEDLILPIDPRNLGKDIEALSDDVASSNATVKAEAKKDEDKDDKKRSRRQADGGQKDEDASDLSLDAQGRQAPLGGSPLALPALQAIELIQRKVLPTYGVSFGLPYPTGGYGGYPANVLGDYYPAQNPNFGSVGPNGLNLGLVNVNPLVSVQVAKTDYGEKVVKPLVNLHVTPNANLIQKVGDFFKRKPAEVHSTHYHHHDHYPGYEHHGYDHHDHHDHHSYPHYYGGSGPHFSVEMVPSTPIFEYHSGPSVPVSHHHHHEVSPYESSFNSIYPGSAPDFGGYGEYSQHVERSANVSSEGSSRRGKQLTLGPLYNIPTPAPGEAAGSDRVTFPRDRRRRSLEDGVWAGAAPEEQRAYYGNRPVEKTCRINEVCCRRPLRPQAPPQQLGRCGVRNAAGITGRIKNPVYVDGDSEFGEYPWHVAILKKDPKESIYACGGTLIDAQHIISAAHCIKSQNGFDLRVRLGEWDVNHDVEFFPYIERDVVSVHIHPEYYAGTLDNDLAILKLDHPVDFTKNPHISPACLPDKYSDFTGARCWTTGWGKDAFGEHGKYQNILKEVDVPILSHHQCEAQLRNTRLGYSYKLNPGFVCAGGEEGKDACKGDGGGPLVCERNGVWNVVGVVSWGIGCGQVNVPGVYVKVSAYLPWIQQITQSYK; encoded by the exons ATGAGAATAAGAGCGAGCCTTGTGGCAGTTCTCCTGCTGGCCAGTGCATCCGCCTGGGCGGATGACTCCAACTGGGGCAACGAGTGGGCGCCCATGGAGGATGCCATGCCCAGTCGCCGATCGGTGGACGTCAAGCCAGCCGACACCGCCGACATCCAGGGACGCTACCTGGTCCACGAATCCCACAGCCAGAGCCAGACCCAAAGCAACAGCACGACCGAGATTGATGCCGTCATCGAACAGTTGATCAACTCCCGCCGGGAAGGTCGCAATCTTGGCGAATACGATGCCGTCTACGCCGATGGCAACATCGACCAGGCTCTGCAGCAGGGCAACGACCTGCAGGCACGCAATCTCATCCGCGACAAGCTGTGCGGTCTCGGACTCATGAGCTGCGATGTGGAGGAGAAGCGTCCGTTTTACTCGACCATCTACGCCCAGGGCCCACCCCCACCATCCGGTAGCTTCAGCGGTCCCTACGGTCCGGCCAAGCCCATGCCCCCACCCAGCTACTTCAGCGGCCGCCCACCCATGTCTGGAGCCTTTGGACCACCACCCAGCTCCCTGAACTCCTTCGGACCGCCGAGGAAGGTCGGCTACGAGGGACCCTACAAGCCAATGTCCGGACCCTACAGGCCAACTGGACCAGGTGGATACTTGGAACATCCCCCACCATCCGCTATTGATGGCTCTTCCGATGGAATCACCTATACGAAGCCTCCACCTGGAGCTCTGATCTACGACAGCAAGCCCCCAGGACCCATCTACACTGGAGGACCATCCCTGGGCTCCGGACCTGTTTACACTGGTGCTCCCAACGGAGTTCCCCCCTACAACTTTGAGAATCCCGAAGGTGGCATTCAGGGTGCCAGTTCCGCTCCCAATGGCTTCTACTCGCAGCAGTCCTCCGCTTCCTCCTCTTCGGCCACTTCCTCCAGCACCAAAGTGGTGGTGGGAGCCCCCATCGACGCCGGCTTGCAGCAGCATGtccaccaccactaccaccatGTTGAGGGTGCTGATGGTGCCAAGGTCCCGAGTGTGCCCATTCCTGTCGGATCTGGCCAGACCATCAACACGGACTTCAGCGCTCTGGCCCAGTCTTCGGCCACTTACACTCCCTCTGTTCAGACCACCTCCGGCTACTCTCAGTCCAACGCCTTCAATGCTGGATTCAACGGCGCCTCCCAGGGCGGACTTCTCTCCCAGAACGGTTTCAGTGGCCTGTCTCAGAAGCCCTCGGACCTGTACAAGCCCAGCACCGGTGACCTCTACAAGCCCAACTCTGGTCTAGGAAACTTTGGCGCCAGCGGCTCGGGAGGATTCAACGGATCCCCCAGCTCCAGCTACCACAGCCAGAACCCGGACTACTACAAGAAGGAGCTCCAGACCGGCGCTTCCAACCAGTACAATGGCATCTCCGGAGGTTACCAGGGACAGAGCCAGGGACAGTACCAGGGTGGCTATGACACCTCCCGTCAGCAGATCGTGGACTGCCAGTGTGTGCCTATTTCCCAGTGCCCGGCTGCCGATCGCATTGGCCGCAAGGAGGATCTGATCCTCCCCATCGATCCCCGAAACCTGGGCAAGGACATCGAGGCTCTCAGCGACGATGTTGCCTCCAGCAATGCCACCGTTAAGGCTGAGGCCAAGAAGGACGAGGACAAGGATGACAAGAAGCGTTCCCGTCGCCAGGCTGATGGTGGTCAGAAGGACGAGGATGCCAGCGATCTCTCGCTCGATGCTCAAGGG agaCAAGCGCCGCTCGGAGGATCTCCCTTGGCGCTGCCTGCCCTCCAGGCCATCGAACTGATCCAACGAAAGGTGCTGCCCACTTACGGCGTAAGCTTTGGTCTGCCCTATCCAACTGGTGGATACGGAGGTTATCCAGCGAATGTGCTGGGAGATTACTACCCTGCCCAGAACCCTAACTTCGGCTCTGTGGGCCCCAATGGCTTGAACCTTGGGCTGGTGAACGTGAATCCTTTGGTGTCAGTGCAGGTGGCCAAAACGGATTACGGCGAGAAGGTGGTGAAGCCACTGGTTAACCTCCACGTCACCCCGAATGCCAATCTCATCCAAAAGGTGGGAGACTTCTTCAAAAGGAAGCCTGCCGAGGTGCACAGCACCCATTACCACCACCATGACCACTACCCTGGCTACGAGCATCATGGCTACGATCACCATGATCACCACGATCACCACTCGTATCCGCACTACTACGGAGGATCTGGTCCTCATTTCAGTGTGGAGATGGTGCCGAGTACTCCGATCTTTGAGTACCACAGCGGCCCCTCGGTGCCCGTTTcccatcaccaccaccatgAGGTATCCCCCTACGAGAGCTCCTTCAACTCGATCTATCCCGGATCTGCTCCTGATTTCGGCGGTTATGGCGAATACTCGCAGCATGTGGAGCGGAGCGCCAATGTGAGCAGCGAAGGCTCCAGTCGTCGTGGCAAGCAGTTGACCCTCGGACCCCTCTACAATATCCCGACTCCGGCTCCTGGAGAGGCGGCGGGCAGTGATCGGGTCACCTTTCCCCGGGATCGCAGGCGACGCAGCCTCGAGGATGGTGTGTGGGCGGGAGCAGCTCCTGAGGAGCAG CGTGCTTACTATGGCAACCGTCCTGTTGAGAAGACCTGCCGCATCAACGAGGTCTGCTGCCGTCGTCCCCTCCGCCCTCAGGCTCCTCCCCAGCAACTCGGTCGTTGTGGCGTGAGGAACGCCGCTGGCATCACCGGTCGCATCAAGAATCCCGTTTACGTTGATGGAGACAGTGAGTTCGGCGAGTATCCCTGGCATGTGGCCATCCTGAAGAAGGACCCCAAGGAGTCGATTTACGCCTGCGGTGGTACCCTCATCGATGCCCAGCACATCATCTCCGCTGCCCATTGCATCAAATC TCAAAATGGCTTCGATCTGCGTGTGCGCCTGGGCGAGTGGGATGTCAACCATGACGTGGAGTTCTTCCCTTACATCGAACGCGATGTGGTTTCTGTGCACATCCACCCCGAATACTATGCCGGAACTCTGGACAATGACCTGGCCATCCTCAAGTTGGACCACCCAGTGGACTTCACCAAGAATCCCCACATCAGTCCCGCCTGTCTGCCCGATAAGTACTCTGACTTCACTGGAGCTCGCTGCTGGACCACCGGTTGGGGCAAGGACGCCTTCGGAGAGCACGGAAAGTACCAGAACATTCTCAAGGAGGTCGATGTGCCAATTCTGTCGCACCACCAGTGCGAGGCCCAGCTGAGGAACACCCGTCTGGGATACAGCTACAAGCTCAACCCAGGATTCGTCTGTGCCGGCGGTGAGGAGGGCAAGGATGCCTGCAAGGGTGACGGCGGTGGTCCTCTTGTCTGTGAGCGCAACGGAGTCTGGAACGTGGTGGGAGTGGTGTCCTGGGGCATTGGCTGTGGCCAGGTGAACGTGCCCGGCGTGTACGTGAAGGTCTCGGCCTACCTGCCCTGGATCCAGCAGATCACCCAAAGCTACAAATGA
- the LOC6506822 gene encoding uncharacterized protein LOC6506822 isoform X1, with translation MRIRASLVAVLLLASASAWADDSNWGNEWAPMEDAMPSRRSVDVKPADTADIQGRYLVHESHSQSQTQSNSTTEIDAVIEQLINSRREGRNLGEYDAVYADGNIDQALQQGNDLQARNLIRDKLCGLGLMSCDVEEKRPFYSTIYAQGPPPPSGSFSGPYGPAKPMPPPSYFSGRPPMSGAFGPPPSSLNSFGPPRKVGYEGPYKPMSGPYRPTGPGGYLEHPPPSAIDGSSDGITYTKPPPGALIYDSKPPGPIYTGGPSLGSGPVYTGAPNGVPPYNFENPEGGIQGASSAPNGFYSQQSSASSSSATSSSTKVVVGAPIDAGLQQHVHHHYHHVEGADGAKVPSVPIPVGSGQTINTDFSALAQSSATYTPSVQTTSGYSQSNAFNAGFNGASQGGLLSQNGFSGLSQKPSDLYKPSTGDLYKPNSGLGNFGASGSGGFNGSPSSSYHSQNPDYYKKELQTGASNQYNGISGGYQGQSQGQYQGGYDTSRQQIVDCQCVPISQCPAADRIGRKEDLILPIDPRNLGKDIEALSDDVASSNATVKAEAKKDEDKDDKKRSRRQADGGQKDEDASDLSLDAQGRAYYGNRPVEKTCRINEVCCRRPLRPQAPPQQLGRCGVRNAAGITGRIKNPVYVDGDSEFGEYPWHVAILKKDPKESIYACGGTLIDAQHIISAAHCIKSQNGFDLRVRLGEWDVNHDVEFFPYIERDVVSVHIHPEYYAGTLDNDLAILKLDHPVDFTKNPHISPACLPDKYSDFTGARCWTTGWGKDAFGEHGKYQNILKEVDVPILSHHQCEAQLRNTRLGYSYKLNPGFVCAGGEEGKDACKGDGGGPLVCERNGVWNVVGVVSWGIGCGQVNVPGVYVKVSAYLPWIQQITQSYK, from the exons ATGAGAATAAGAGCGAGCCTTGTGGCAGTTCTCCTGCTGGCCAGTGCATCCGCCTGGGCGGATGACTCCAACTGGGGCAACGAGTGGGCGCCCATGGAGGATGCCATGCCCAGTCGCCGATCGGTGGACGTCAAGCCAGCCGACACCGCCGACATCCAGGGACGCTACCTGGTCCACGAATCCCACAGCCAGAGCCAGACCCAAAGCAACAGCACGACCGAGATTGATGCCGTCATCGAACAGTTGATCAACTCCCGCCGGGAAGGTCGCAATCTTGGCGAATACGATGCCGTCTACGCCGATGGCAACATCGACCAGGCTCTGCAGCAGGGCAACGACCTGCAGGCACGCAATCTCATCCGCGACAAGCTGTGCGGTCTCGGACTCATGAGCTGCGATGTGGAGGAGAAGCGTCCGTTTTACTCGACCATCTACGCCCAGGGCCCACCCCCACCATCCGGTAGCTTCAGCGGTCCCTACGGTCCGGCCAAGCCCATGCCCCCACCCAGCTACTTCAGCGGCCGCCCACCCATGTCTGGAGCCTTTGGACCACCACCCAGCTCCCTGAACTCCTTCGGACCGCCGAGGAAGGTCGGCTACGAGGGACCCTACAAGCCAATGTCCGGACCCTACAGGCCAACTGGACCAGGTGGATACTTGGAACATCCCCCACCATCCGCTATTGATGGCTCTTCCGATGGAATCACCTATACGAAGCCTCCACCTGGAGCTCTGATCTACGACAGCAAGCCCCCAGGACCCATCTACACTGGAGGACCATCCCTGGGCTCCGGACCTGTTTACACTGGTGCTCCCAACGGAGTTCCCCCCTACAACTTTGAGAATCCCGAAGGTGGCATTCAGGGTGCCAGTTCCGCTCCCAATGGCTTCTACTCGCAGCAGTCCTCCGCTTCCTCCTCTTCGGCCACTTCCTCCAGCACCAAAGTGGTGGTGGGAGCCCCCATCGACGCCGGCTTGCAGCAGCATGtccaccaccactaccaccatGTTGAGGGTGCTGATGGTGCCAAGGTCCCGAGTGTGCCCATTCCTGTCGGATCTGGCCAGACCATCAACACGGACTTCAGCGCTCTGGCCCAGTCTTCGGCCACTTACACTCCCTCTGTTCAGACCACCTCCGGCTACTCTCAGTCCAACGCCTTCAATGCTGGATTCAACGGCGCCTCCCAGGGCGGACTTCTCTCCCAGAACGGTTTCAGTGGCCTGTCTCAGAAGCCCTCGGACCTGTACAAGCCCAGCACCGGTGACCTCTACAAGCCCAACTCTGGTCTAGGAAACTTTGGCGCCAGCGGCTCGGGAGGATTCAACGGATCCCCCAGCTCCAGCTACCACAGCCAGAACCCGGACTACTACAAGAAGGAGCTCCAGACCGGCGCTTCCAACCAGTACAATGGCATCTCCGGAGGTTACCAGGGACAGAGCCAGGGACAGTACCAGGGTGGCTATGACACCTCCCGTCAGCAGATCGTGGACTGCCAGTGTGTGCCTATTTCCCAGTGCCCGGCTGCCGATCGCATTGGCCGCAAGGAGGATCTGATCCTCCCCATCGATCCCCGAAACCTGGGCAAGGACATCGAGGCTCTCAGCGACGATGTTGCCTCCAGCAATGCCACCGTTAAGGCTGAGGCCAAGAAGGACGAGGACAAGGATGACAAGAAGCGTTCCCGTCGCCAGGCTGATGGTGGTCAGAAGGACGAGGATGCCAGCGATCTCTCGCTCGATGCTCAAGGG CGTGCTTACTATGGCAACCGTCCTGTTGAGAAGACCTGCCGCATCAACGAGGTCTGCTGCCGTCGTCCCCTCCGCCCTCAGGCTCCTCCCCAGCAACTCGGTCGTTGTGGCGTGAGGAACGCCGCTGGCATCACCGGTCGCATCAAGAATCCCGTTTACGTTGATGGAGACAGTGAGTTCGGCGAGTATCCCTGGCATGTGGCCATCCTGAAGAAGGACCCCAAGGAGTCGATTTACGCCTGCGGTGGTACCCTCATCGATGCCCAGCACATCATCTCCGCTGCCCATTGCATCAAATC TCAAAATGGCTTCGATCTGCGTGTGCGCCTGGGCGAGTGGGATGTCAACCATGACGTGGAGTTCTTCCCTTACATCGAACGCGATGTGGTTTCTGTGCACATCCACCCCGAATACTATGCCGGAACTCTGGACAATGACCTGGCCATCCTCAAGTTGGACCACCCAGTGGACTTCACCAAGAATCCCCACATCAGTCCCGCCTGTCTGCCCGATAAGTACTCTGACTTCACTGGAGCTCGCTGCTGGACCACCGGTTGGGGCAAGGACGCCTTCGGAGAGCACGGAAAGTACCAGAACATTCTCAAGGAGGTCGATGTGCCAATTCTGTCGCACCACCAGTGCGAGGCCCAGCTGAGGAACACCCGTCTGGGATACAGCTACAAGCTCAACCCAGGATTCGTCTGTGCCGGCGGTGAGGAGGGCAAGGATGCCTGCAAGGGTGACGGCGGTGGTCCTCTTGTCTGTGAGCGCAACGGAGTCTGGAACGTGGTGGGAGTGGTGTCCTGGGGCATTGGCTGTGGCCAGGTGAACGTGCCCGGCGTGTACGTGAAGGTCTCGGCCTACCTGCCCTGGATCCAGCAGATCACCCAAAGCTACAAATGA
- the LOC6493163 gene encoding uncharacterized protein LOC6493163 isoform X1, with protein sequence MPKVLYTQKFRDAWLQASEFKAWIRKDETDLTKAYCSYCKCSIKTKLFDLRAHAETKKHISASSCFSQSNKISFSRMPKKQTEQEAALCLFIAEHTAIAQIDHLSRLCVHNFGACPSAAKIRLGRTKCTSIINNVLAQHFDEDLTADIGDSNYSLLLDESTDVSVTKLVGVAINYFSVKCGAIVSTFLSLIPIESGDAVSIAEGVRQELVRLKININKMVGIGTDNASVMTGVKRSVYTELKKDVPSLILIKCVCHSVQLSVNHACAKCLPDQLEFLIHDTYSWFSKSSKRQINYKKIYQSINDDKLPLKIPRVCETRWLSIELAVSRIVDQWAELKLHFSIASLQENCHKAKILHELYSDEVNCLYLLFLKPILVEMQRLNKNFQSRNSNATKLLKDLIATIKSLKALIIPPGFDIDILKFDFKCMVETNLSLGYDFEKKIKSLQLQEQIEVEIRTKCANFVVELVQQLRARLPENFETLEKINVFSVDRILRAQKEKIEDFLEQLNVENISDILTQYGKIHLFDWENKEDTVKFWAEVLSFRDSGDNNPFKSLALFAIRLLCLPWSNAEVERVFSQMNIVKSNLRNRLHIKTLNSILKIRYGLRRNGKCCHDYEVPTKFLKMMAENEKYNNENSDDVDLIKSLLDI encoded by the exons ATGCCTAAAGTGCTTTATACGCAAAAGTTTCGCGATGCTTGGTTGCAGGCTAGTGAGTTTAAGGCCTGGATCCGGAAGGATGAGACGGATTTGACAAAAGCATACTGTAGCTACTGCAAATGCAGTATTAAAACGAAATTATTCGATTTAAGGGCTCATGCTGAGACGAAGAAGCACATTTCGGCATCGAGTTGCTTCAGTCAAAGCAACAAAATTTCGTTCTCTCGGATGCCTAAGAAGCAAACAGAGCAGGAAGCAGCGTTGTGCCTATTTATAGCAGAGCACACTGCTATTGCACAAATAGACCACCTCAGCAGATTGTGTGTGCATAATTTTGGCGCGTGTCCTTCTGCTGCAAAAATAAGGCTTGGCCGAACAAAGTGCACAAGCATTATTAACAACGTTTTGGCGCAGCACTTCGATGAAGACTTAACTGCAGACATTGGTGATTCGAATTATAGCCTGCTCTTGGATGAATCTACAGATGTCAGCGTAACAAAGCTAGTTG GTGTTGCCATAAATTACTTCAGTGTAAAATGTGGCGCAATTGTATCTACTTTTTTAAGCCTTATTCCCATCGAATCCGGAGATGCTGTTTCGATAGCCGAAGGTGTTAGACAGGAGCTCGTTCGATTGAagataaatattaataaaatggtTGGAATTGGCACTGACAATGCAAGCGTTATGACTGGAGTAAAGAGAAGCGTTTATACCGAGCTCAAAAAAGATGTTCCATCGCTTATTTTGATCAAATGTGTCTGTCATTCGGTACAGCTGTCAGTCAATCATGCTTGCGCCAAATGTTTGCCAGATCAGTTGGAATTTTTAATCCATGATACTTACTCTTGGTTTTCTAAAAGCTCTAAGCGACAAatcaattataaaaaaatatatcaatcCATAAACGATGACAAG TTGCCCTTGAAAATCCCTAGAGTCTGCGAGACTAGATGGCTTTCAATTGAGCTGGCGGTGTCCAGGATTGTTGATCAGTGGGCTGAGCTAAAATTGCATTTTTCCATAGCTTCACTCCAGGAGAACTGTCACAAAGCCAAAATCTTGCACGAACTGTACAGTGACGAAGTAAATTGCCTTTACTTATTGTTTTTGAAGCCGATATTAGTGGAAATGCAGCGCTTAAACAAAAACTTTCAAAGCAGAAATTCAAATGCTACAAAACTTTTGAAAGATTTAATAGCAACAATCAAATCGTTGAAGGCCTTAATTATACCACCAGGCTTTGATATCGACATTTTGAAATTTGATTTCAAATGTATGGTTGAAACTAATCTAAGCTTGGGGTATgactttgaaaaaaaaattaagtccTTACAACTTCAGGAGCAGATCGAAGTTGAAATTCGAACGAAGTGTGCGAATTTCGTTGTGGAGTTGGTCCAACAGCTAAGAGCCAG ATTGCCGGAGAACTTCGAAACgctggaaaaaataaatgttttttctGTTGATAGGATTTTGAGAgctcaaaaagaaaaaattgaagatTTCTTGGAGCAGCTCAATGTGGAAAATATAAGCGATATCCTAACGCAATACGGAAAGATCCATTTATTTGACTGGGAGAACAAGGAAGACACTGTCAAATTTTGGGCAGAAGTGCTGAGCTTTAGGGACTCAGGTGACAACAACCCTTTCAAGTCCTTAGCGCTGTTTGCTATAAGGCTACTCTGTTTGCCTTGGTCAAATGCTGAGGTAGAGCGTGTGTTCAGTCAAATGAACATAGTAAAAAGTAACCTCAGAAACAGGTTACACATAAAAACactaaattcaattttaaaaataag ATACGGCCTGCGCAGAAATGGAAAATGCTGCCACGACTATGAAGTGCCAacgaaatttttaaaaatgatggccgaaaatgaaaaatataataatgaaaatagTGACGATGTAGATTTAATAAAATCATTATTggacatttaa
- the LOC6493163 gene encoding uncharacterized protein LOC6493163 isoform X2 — MYIGVAINYFSVKCGAIVSTFLSLIPIESGDAVSIAEGVRQELVRLKININKMVGIGTDNASVMTGVKRSVYTELKKDVPSLILIKCVCHSVQLSVNHACAKCLPDQLEFLIHDTYSWFSKSSKRQINYKKIYQSINDDKLPLKIPRVCETRWLSIELAVSRIVDQWAELKLHFSIASLQENCHKAKILHELYSDEVNCLYLLFLKPILVEMQRLNKNFQSRNSNATKLLKDLIATIKSLKALIIPPGFDIDILKFDFKCMVETNLSLGYDFEKKIKSLQLQEQIEVEIRTKCANFVVELVQQLRARLPENFETLEKINVFSVDRILRAQKEKIEDFLEQLNVENISDILTQYGKIHLFDWENKEDTVKFWAEVLSFRDSGDNNPFKSLALFAIRLLCLPWSNAEVERVFSQMNIVKSNLRNRLHIKTLNSILKIRYGLRRNGKCCHDYEVPTKFLKMMAENEKYNNENSDDVDLIKSLLDI; from the exons atgtaCATAGGTGTTGCCATAAATTACTTCAGTGTAAAATGTGGCGCAATTGTATCTACTTTTTTAAGCCTTATTCCCATCGAATCCGGAGATGCTGTTTCGATAGCCGAAGGTGTTAGACAGGAGCTCGTTCGATTGAagataaatattaataaaatggtTGGAATTGGCACTGACAATGCAAGCGTTATGACTGGAGTAAAGAGAAGCGTTTATACCGAGCTCAAAAAAGATGTTCCATCGCTTATTTTGATCAAATGTGTCTGTCATTCGGTACAGCTGTCAGTCAATCATGCTTGCGCCAAATGTTTGCCAGATCAGTTGGAATTTTTAATCCATGATACTTACTCTTGGTTTTCTAAAAGCTCTAAGCGACAAatcaattataaaaaaatatatcaatcCATAAACGATGACAAG TTGCCCTTGAAAATCCCTAGAGTCTGCGAGACTAGATGGCTTTCAATTGAGCTGGCGGTGTCCAGGATTGTTGATCAGTGGGCTGAGCTAAAATTGCATTTTTCCATAGCTTCACTCCAGGAGAACTGTCACAAAGCCAAAATCTTGCACGAACTGTACAGTGACGAAGTAAATTGCCTTTACTTATTGTTTTTGAAGCCGATATTAGTGGAAATGCAGCGCTTAAACAAAAACTTTCAAAGCAGAAATTCAAATGCTACAAAACTTTTGAAAGATTTAATAGCAACAATCAAATCGTTGAAGGCCTTAATTATACCACCAGGCTTTGATATCGACATTTTGAAATTTGATTTCAAATGTATGGTTGAAACTAATCTAAGCTTGGGGTATgactttgaaaaaaaaattaagtccTTACAACTTCAGGAGCAGATCGAAGTTGAAATTCGAACGAAGTGTGCGAATTTCGTTGTGGAGTTGGTCCAACAGCTAAGAGCCAG ATTGCCGGAGAACTTCGAAACgctggaaaaaataaatgttttttctGTTGATAGGATTTTGAGAgctcaaaaagaaaaaattgaagatTTCTTGGAGCAGCTCAATGTGGAAAATATAAGCGATATCCTAACGCAATACGGAAAGATCCATTTATTTGACTGGGAGAACAAGGAAGACACTGTCAAATTTTGGGCAGAAGTGCTGAGCTTTAGGGACTCAGGTGACAACAACCCTTTCAAGTCCTTAGCGCTGTTTGCTATAAGGCTACTCTGTTTGCCTTGGTCAAATGCTGAGGTAGAGCGTGTGTTCAGTCAAATGAACATAGTAAAAAGTAACCTCAGAAACAGGTTACACATAAAAACactaaattcaattttaaaaataag ATACGGCCTGCGCAGAAATGGAAAATGCTGCCACGACTATGAAGTGCCAacgaaatttttaaaaatgatggccgaaaatgaaaaatataataatgaaaatagTGACGATGTAGATTTAATAAAATCATTATTggacatttaa